In Bacteroidales bacterium, the following proteins share a genomic window:
- a CDS encoding TetR/AcrR family transcriptional regulator translates to MPSVSESKKAKLMQAGQELFWKYGIRRVTVEDICNAAGVSRMTFYKYFPNKIHLAIRILEDIFRQSRLKYRKAMDSRGSFDRKIEAIIRLKIEVSRDLSTEFLQEIYQSGDPELIRFVREWTEKTMEMVFHDFEVARKNGEIRSDIRANVLLYLVNHLTSLVTDEKFAALYQHPSEMIKDLSEYFFYGIMPRRKHR, encoded by the coding sequence ATGCCTTCGGTTTCAGAGAGCAAAAAAGCAAAACTGATGCAGGCGGGACAGGAACTCTTCTGGAAATATGGCATCAGAAGAGTTACTGTGGAAGATATCTGCAATGCAGCAGGTGTCAGCCGTATGACTTTCTATAAATATTTTCCGAATAAGATTCATCTGGCCATCAGGATTCTGGAAGATATTTTCCGGCAGTCGCGACTGAAATACCGGAAAGCAATGGACAGCAGGGGATCGTTCGACAGAAAAATCGAGGCCATTATCAGGTTAAAGATTGAAGTTTCCCGGGATCTGAGCACGGAATTTCTGCAGGAGATTTATCAGTCAGGTGACCCTGAACTGATTCGGTTTGTCAGGGAATGGACGGAGAAAACAATGGAAATGGTTTTCCATGATTTTGAAGTTGCCCGAAAGAATGGAGAAATCCGGTCTGACATCCGTGCGAATGTGCTGCTGTATCTTGTAAATCATCTGACTTCCCTGGTTACTGATGAGAAATTTGCTGCGTTATACCAGCATCCATCCGAAATGATCAAGGATTTGTCGGAATACTTTTTTTACGGAATTATGCCCAGGCGTAAGCACAGGTGA